The proteins below are encoded in one region of Pseudomonas putida NBRC 14164:
- a CDS encoding DODA-type extradiol aromatic ring-opening family dioxygenase, which produces MLPSLFISHGSPMLALHPGASGPALAGLANRLPRPKAIVVVSAHWESRELLVTSSAQPETWHDFHGFPPALYAVQYPAPGEPSLAGQVSELLKAAGLPARLDAQRPFDHGAWVPLSLMYPDASIPVVQASLPSHMGPALQVKVGQALASLRAEGILLVGSGSITHNLGELDWHAGPDVIEPWALAFRDWVVERLQEGDQVALLDYRRQAPYAVRNHPSDEHLLPLFFALGAGSRFGVVHQGFTLGALGMDIYRFD; this is translated from the coding sequence ATGCTGCCCAGCCTGTTCATTTCCCATGGTTCCCCCATGCTCGCCCTGCACCCGGGCGCCAGCGGGCCGGCCTTGGCCGGGCTGGCCAACAGGCTCCCACGTCCAAAGGCAATCGTGGTGGTGTCGGCGCACTGGGAGAGCCGTGAGCTGCTGGTGACCAGCAGCGCACAGCCAGAAACCTGGCACGACTTCCACGGCTTTCCACCGGCATTGTATGCGGTGCAATACCCGGCGCCGGGCGAGCCTTCCCTGGCAGGCCAGGTCAGCGAGTTGCTGAAGGCTGCCGGGCTGCCAGCCCGGCTGGACGCTCAGCGACCCTTCGACCACGGCGCCTGGGTACCGCTGTCGCTGATGTACCCGGACGCAAGCATTCCCGTGGTGCAGGCTTCCCTGCCCAGCCACATGGGGCCGGCGCTGCAGGTGAAGGTGGGCCAGGCGCTGGCGAGCTTGCGTGCCGAGGGCATCTTGCTGGTTGGTTCGGGCAGCATCACCCATAACCTTGGGGAACTGGACTGGCATGCAGGGCCGGATGTGATCGAGCCGTGGGCGCTGGCGTTCAGGGATTGGGTGGTGGAGCGGCTGCAGGAAGGTGACCAGGTGGCATTGCTGGATTATCGCCGGCAGGCGCCGTATGCAGTGCGTAACCACCCCAGTGATGAGCATTTGCTGCCGTTGTTCTTTGCCCTGGGGGCTGGGAGCAGGTTTGGGGTGGTGCATCAGGGGTTTACCCTGGGGGCGCTGGGGATGGATATCTATCGGTTCGACTGA
- the msrB gene encoding peptide-methionine (R)-S-oxide reductase MsrB has product MKKIEKTLDEWRSMLDPEQYQVCRLKGTERPFSGKYNSERRDGIYHCICCSAKLFDAQTKFDSGCGWPSFYAPIEDSAMIEIRDTSHGMIRTEVTCARCDAHLGHVFPDGPPPTGLRYCINSVCIDLRPRD; this is encoded by the coding sequence ATGAAAAAGATTGAAAAAACCCTGGATGAATGGCGGTCGATGCTCGACCCCGAGCAGTACCAGGTATGCCGCCTCAAAGGCACTGAGCGGCCGTTCAGCGGCAAGTACAACAGCGAGCGCCGCGATGGTATCTACCACTGCATCTGCTGCAGCGCGAAACTGTTCGATGCGCAGACCAAGTTCGATTCCGGCTGCGGCTGGCCAAGTTTCTACGCGCCGATCGAAGACAGCGCGATGATCGAGATCCGTGACACCTCCCACGGCATGATCCGCACCGAAGTCACCTGCGCCCGCTGCGACGCGCACCTGGGCCACGTGTTCCCCGATGGTCCGCCACCAACTGGCCTGCGCTACTGTATCAACTCGGTGTGCATCGACTTGCGCCCGCGTGACTGA
- a CDS encoding pyridoxal phosphate-dependent aminotransferase, which translates to MQFSKSNKLANVCYDIRGPVLKHAKRLEEEGHRILKLNIGNPAPFGFEAPDEILQDVIRNLPTAQGYSDSKGLFSARKAVMQYCQQKEIEGVTIEDIYLGNGVSELIVMSMQALLNNGDEVLIPAPDYPLWTAAVSLAGGKPVHYLCDEQADWFPDLEDIKAKITPNTKALVIINPNNPTGAVYSRELLLGMLELARQHNLVVFSDEIYDKILYDEAVHISTASLAPDLLCLTFNGLSKSYRVAGFRSGWLIISGPKHHALSYIEGIDMLANMRLCANVPAQHAIQTALGGYQSINDLVLPPGRLLEQRNRTYELLNDIPGVSCVKPMGALYAFPRIDPKVCPILNDEKFALDLLLSEKLLIVQGTAFNWPWPDHFRVVTLPRVDDLEAAIGRIGNFLRTYSQ; encoded by the coding sequence ATGCAGTTCAGCAAATCGAACAAGCTCGCCAATGTCTGCTACGACATTCGCGGCCCAGTGCTCAAGCACGCCAAGCGCCTGGAAGAGGAAGGCCACCGCATCCTCAAGCTGAACATCGGCAACCCGGCGCCGTTTGGCTTCGAGGCGCCTGATGAAATCCTCCAGGATGTGATCCGCAATCTGCCTACCGCCCAGGGCTACAGCGACTCCAAAGGCCTGTTCAGCGCACGCAAGGCCGTGATGCAGTACTGCCAGCAAAAGGAAATCGAAGGCGTCACTATCGAGGACATCTACCTCGGTAACGGTGTGTCCGAGCTGATCGTCATGTCGATGCAGGCGCTGCTGAACAACGGCGACGAAGTGCTGATCCCGGCCCCCGACTACCCGCTGTGGACTGCCGCAGTGAGCCTGGCTGGCGGCAAGCCGGTGCACTACCTGTGCGATGAACAGGCCGACTGGTTCCCCGACCTTGAAGACATCAAGGCCAAGATCACCCCGAACACCAAGGCCCTGGTGATCATCAACCCGAACAACCCGACCGGCGCGGTGTACTCCAGGGAGCTGCTGCTGGGCATGCTGGAGCTGGCCCGCCAGCACAACCTGGTGGTGTTCTCCGACGAGATCTACGACAAGATCCTGTACGACGAAGCCGTGCACATCAGCACCGCCTCGCTGGCCCCCGACCTGCTGTGCCTGACCTTCAACGGCCTGTCCAAGTCGTACCGGGTGGCGGGCTTCCGTTCCGGCTGGCTGATCATCTCCGGGCCCAAGCACCACGCGCTAAGCTACATCGAAGGCATCGACATGCTGGCCAACATGCGCCTGTGCGCCAACGTGCCGGCCCAGCATGCCATCCAGACCGCACTGGGCGGCTACCAGAGCATCAACGACCTGGTGCTGCCGCCAGGCCGCCTGCTTGAGCAACGCAACCGTACCTACGAGCTGCTCAACGACATCCCGGGCGTAAGCTGTGTGAAGCCGATGGGTGCGCTGTATGCGTTCCCCCGGATCGACCCGAAGGTGTGCCCGATTCTCAACGACGAAAAGTTCGCCCTTGACCTGCTGCTGTCGGAAAAGCTGCTGATCGTACAAGGTACGGCGTTCAACTGGCCGTGGCCGGACCACTTCCGCGTTGTGACCTTGCCGCGGGTGGATGACCTGGAAGCGGCGATTGGCCGGATCGGCAATTTCCTGCGGACTTATTCGCAGTAA
- the htpX gene encoding protease HtpX yields MMRILLFVATNLAVVLVASITLSLFGFNGFMAANGVDLNLSSLLVFCAVFGFAGSLVSLFISKWMAKMTTGTQIISQPRTRHEQWLLQTVEELSREAGIKMPEVGIFPAYEANAFATGWNRNDALVAVSQGLLERFSPDEVRAVLAHEIGHVANGDMVTLALVQGVVNTFVMFFARIIGNFVDKVIFKNEEGQGIAYYVATIVAELILGILASMIVMWFSRRREYRADEAGAQLAGTSAMIGALQRLRVEQGLPVHMPDTMKAFGINGGLKHGLAGLLMSHPPLEDRIEALRRRG; encoded by the coding sequence ATGATGCGCATTCTGTTGTTTGTGGCCACCAACCTTGCGGTGGTGCTGGTTGCAAGCATTACCTTGAGCCTGTTCGGTTTCAACGGGTTCATGGCCGCCAACGGGGTCGACCTGAACCTCAGCAGCCTGCTGGTGTTCTGCGCCGTGTTCGGCTTTGCCGGCTCCCTCGTCTCGCTGTTCATCTCCAAGTGGATGGCGAAGATGACCACCGGCACCCAGATCATCAGCCAGCCGCGCACCCGCCACGAGCAGTGGCTGCTGCAAACGGTCGAAGAGCTGTCCCGTGAAGCGGGCATCAAAATGCCCGAGGTGGGTATCTTCCCGGCGTACGAGGCCAACGCCTTCGCCACCGGCTGGAACCGCAACGACGCACTGGTCGCCGTGTCCCAGGGCCTGCTGGAGCGTTTCTCGCCCGATGAAGTGCGGGCAGTGCTGGCCCACGAGATCGGCCACGTAGCCAACGGCGACATGGTCACCCTGGCGCTGGTGCAAGGCGTGGTGAACACCTTCGTGATGTTCTTCGCACGCATCATCGGCAACTTCGTCGACAAGGTCATCTTCAAGAACGAAGAGGGCCAGGGCATTGCCTACTACGTGGCGACCATCGTTGCCGAGCTGATCCTGGGCATCCTGGCCAGCATGATCGTGATGTGGTTCTCGCGCCGCCGCGAGTACCGCGCCGACGAAGCCGGTGCACAGCTGGCCGGCACCTCGGCCATGATCGGAGCGCTGCAGCGCCTGCGTGTGGAGCAAGGCCTGCCGGTGCACATGCCCGACACCATGAAGGCCTTTGGCATCAACGGTGGCCTCAAGCATGGCCTGGCCGGGCTGCTGATGAGCCACCCGCCACTGGAAGACCGTATCGAGGCCCTGCGCCGTCGCGGTTGA
- a CDS encoding glutathione peroxidase, whose amino-acid sequence MAGSMLDIPCVTLGGEHKKLGDFPGKALLVVNTASQCGFTPQYKGLEQLWQAYHERGLVVLGFPCNQFGKQEPGDARDIAQFCERNFGVSFPLFRKVEVNGPGAHPLFVELKQRAPGILGSQKIKWNFTKFLVDPASGQVTRYAPTTKPQALEADIERLLSR is encoded by the coding sequence ATGGCTGGATCGATGCTGGACATCCCCTGCGTGACCCTGGGCGGCGAGCACAAGAAGCTCGGCGACTTCCCGGGCAAGGCGTTGCTGGTGGTCAATACCGCCAGCCAGTGCGGCTTTACCCCGCAGTACAAGGGCCTGGAACAACTGTGGCAGGCCTACCACGAACGTGGCCTGGTGGTACTGGGCTTCCCGTGCAACCAGTTCGGCAAGCAGGAACCGGGCGATGCGCGGGACATTGCGCAGTTCTGCGAGCGCAACTTCGGCGTGAGCTTCCCGCTGTTTCGCAAGGTCGAGGTCAACGGCCCGGGCGCCCACCCGCTGTTCGTCGAGCTCAAGCAGCGCGCACCGGGCATTCTGGGCAGCCAGAAGATCAAGTGGAATTTCACCAAGTTTCTGGTCGACCCGGCCAGCGGCCAGGTGACGCGTTATGCCCCCACTACCAAGCCACAGGCCCTGGAAGCAGACATCGAGCGCCTGCTCAGCCGTTGA
- a CDS encoding thiopurine S-methyltransferase has protein sequence MEPAFWHKRWADNQIGFHQGQVNSYLEAHWPSLGLEPGSRVLVPLCGKSLDLVWLAGQGYRVLGVELSRRAVEDFFREHGLEAEVQQRGDFEVWRSGDVELWCGDFFALRAQDIGDCVGLYDRAALIALPAQMRAMYMQALTALLPAHCQGLVVTLDYDQSLLPGPPFSVGDPEVRQGFAGWQLHELEAVEVIQQSPKFVQAGVSSLLERVYRLGR, from the coding sequence ATGGAGCCAGCGTTCTGGCACAAGCGGTGGGCCGATAACCAGATCGGCTTTCATCAGGGGCAGGTCAATTCGTACCTGGAGGCGCACTGGCCGTCACTGGGCCTTGAGCCTGGTAGCCGAGTGCTGGTGCCGCTGTGCGGCAAAAGCCTGGATTTGGTCTGGCTGGCCGGGCAGGGCTACCGAGTGTTGGGTGTGGAGCTGTCGCGGCGGGCGGTAGAGGATTTCTTCCGCGAGCACGGGCTGGAAGCCGAGGTGCAGCAGCGCGGGGACTTCGAGGTTTGGCGCAGTGGTGACGTAGAGCTGTGGTGTGGTGATTTCTTTGCGTTGCGTGCGCAGGATATCGGCGACTGCGTGGGGCTGTATGACCGGGCGGCGCTGATTGCGCTGCCGGCGCAAATGCGCGCGATGTACATGCAGGCGCTGACGGCATTGCTGCCGGCGCATTGCCAGGGTTTGGTGGTGACCCTGGATTATGACCAGTCACTGCTGCCCGGGCCGCCGTTTTCAGTCGGTGACCCAGAGGTGCGGCAGGGGTTTGCAGGGTGGCAGCTGCATGAGCTGGAGGCGGTCGAGGTGATTCAGCAGAGCCCCAAGTTTGTGCAGGCCGGGGTTTCCAGCCTGTTGGAGCGGGTTTACCGGCTTGGCCGGTAA